One Mercurialis annua linkage group LG3, ddMerAnnu1.2, whole genome shotgun sequence DNA window includes the following coding sequences:
- the LOC126672640 gene encoding uncharacterized protein LOC126672640, whose product MIPLTEICSSIIQRNLPTKLQDTGSFMIPCLIGTSTSLNCLCDLGASINLMSLCLFRKIYGNQPIKQTSMMLQLADHSLKRPHGVAEDVLVKVGKFIFPVDFVVLDYAVDKDCPIILGRPFLNTGRALVDINAGKITLRMNDESMEFDIKHGKNKCE is encoded by the coding sequence ATGATTCCTCTAACGGAAATTTGTAGTTCTATTATTCAAAGAAATCTACCGACCAAGCTACAAGATACAGGGAGTTTCATGATTCCTTGCTTAATTGGCACTTCTACTTCTCTTAATTGTCTTTGCGATTTAGGTGCAAGTATAAATCTAATGTCGTTATGTCTTTTCAGGAAAATATATGGAAACCAACCGATAAAACAAACTTCCATGATGCTCCAATTGGCCGACCATTCACTCAAGAGACCGCACGGGGTTGCGGAAGACGTGCTAGTAAAAGTGGGCaagttcatctttccggtggacttTGTTGTGCTTGATTATGCGGTCGACAAAGATTGCCCCATAATTCTTGGACGTCCTTTTTTAAATACGGGGCGAGCATTGGTTGATATTAATGCGGGGAAGATAACATTGAGAATGAATGATGAGAGCATGGAGTTCGATATCAAGCATGGAAAAAACAAGTGTGAGTAG
- the LOC126672641 gene encoding uncharacterized protein LOC126672641: MEGDRHDYEVEEGFNPLLYEGEQQYPPPPPLENVNQQRHQERPREARPRVHPQVQNQPRQTLGEFFLPDVDNATFGCFAMPVQATIFEIKPSTIQLLENRRAFYGLKHEDPNAHIAKFLVVLNTFKLHGITADQIKLRMFPFSLRDKASLWLQSLPTESIHTWRELAQAFLNKYFPHGKTTNLTKDIREFVEFDGESLYEAWERFKDYQRSVPHHKLNKEHVIQISYDATNVTTRATIDAASGGSLMQKTYEEALELVEKLAMVSSTWGPIERRAPPSQKSVMTLDQVREMEAIKATNASLQAHVDALKKQVAPRNAPVAYVQVGCEFCGDFNHSGGECLVTGQSMSEQVNYIAGQRQANDPYSNTYNPGWRNHPNFGWRNNEGQCSAQALPQAGPSFQGGNRPPQKQGNYHHNQGHGNNSGARPQHPPGFQPQRNVEEGNMLAKLMEELREMKLENRQLQKNQAATNEILETQISQLGLALQGRPQGGLPSTTENNPREHVKAIKIVELNAVELRSGKNLEKLMARGIYSSQELPKDREEVAIDVEDPYVRPPPPPPFVPKVPFPSRLRKAPDNEKFHKFLEIFKKIQIHLSLAECFERDAPIR; this comes from the exons ATGGAGGGTGACAGGCATGATTATGAGGTAGAGGAAGGGTTCAATCCTCTACTGTACgaaggggaacaacaatatccacccccTCCTCCACTCGAGAATGTGAATCAACAAAGGCACCAAGAGCGCCCAAGGGAAGCTCGCCCTCGAGTGCACCCGCAAGTGCAAAATCAACCGAGACAAACTTTGGGCGAGTtcttcttgccggatgtggataacGCCACGTTCGGATGTTTCGCTATGCCAGTTCAAGCGACAAtttttgagatcaagcctagCACTATACAACTTTTGGAGAACCGTCGTGCTTTCTACGGGTTGAAGCATGAGGATCCAAATGCCcacatagccaagttcttggTTGTTCTTAACacgttcaagcttcatgggataaccgcGGACCAAATCAAGCTCCGGATGTTCCCATTCTCCTTGAGGGATAAAGCTAGTTTGTGGCTCCAATCTCTACCCACTGAATCGATCCATACTTGGCGGGAGTTAGCTCAAGCTTTTCTTAACAAGTACTTCCCACATGGCAAGACAACAAATCTCACCAAGGACATTCGCGAGTTTGTGGAATTCGACGGGGAGTCGCTCTATGAAGCATGGGAGCGTTTCAAGGATTATCAAAGAAGTGTCCCCCATCATAAGCTTAACAAGGAGCATGTGATTCAAATTTCTTATGATGCAACGAATGTCACTACTAGAGCTACTATTGATGCGGCTTCGGGTGgatctttgatgcaaaagacgtatGAAGAGGCTCTTGAGTTGGTAGAAAAGTTGGCCATGGTTAGTAGCACATGGGGGCCGATAGAGAGAAGAGCACCGCCTAGTCAAAAGTCGGTAATGACTCTCGATCAAGTTAGAGAGATGGAGGCTATCAAAGCAACAAATGCTTCACTCCAAGCACATGTGGATGCTTTGAAGAAACAAGTTGCTCCAAGAAATGCTCCGGTGGCTTATGTCCAAGTAGGATGCGAGTTTTGTGGGGATTTCAACCACTCCGGGGGCGAATGCCTAGTTACGGGGCAAAGTATGAGTGAGCAAGTTAACTACATCGCGGGTCAAAGGCAAGCTAATGATCCCTATTCTAACACTTATAATCCCGGATGGAGGAACCATCCAAATTTTGGGTGGAGAAACAATGAAGGCCAATGTAGTGCTCAAGCTCTTCCACAAGCGGGACCAAGTTTCCAAGGTGGAAATAGACCTCCACAAAAACAAGGGAATTACCATCACAATCAAGGCCATGGTAACAATTCAGGTGCTAGACCTCAACATCCTCCCGGTTTTCAACCCCAAAGAAATGTGGAAGAGGGTAATATGCTTGCTAAGTTGATGGAGGAGCTTAGAGAGATGAAGCTTGAAAATAGGCAACTTCAAAAGAACCAAGCCGCCACAAACGAAATCCTTGAGACTCAAATCTCCCAACTTGGCCTAGCACTTCAAGGAAGACCTCAAGGGGGATTGCCATCCACTACGGAAAACAATCCTAGAGAGCATGTGAAAGCCATCAAAATTGTGGAACTTAACGCGGTTGAGCTTAGGAGTGGCAAGAACCTTGAAAAGCTAATGGCAAGAGGCATATA CTCTAGTCAAGAACTACCTAAGGATCGTGAGGAGGTGGCCATTGATGTTGAAGACCCGTATGTTAGACCACCACCGCCTCCACCTTTTGTGCCAAAggttccattcccaagccggttaagAAAAGCTCCGGACAATGAAAAATTCCATAAGTTCCTTgaaatatttaagaaaattcAAATCCACTTGAGCTTAGCGGAATGCTTTGAGAGAGATGCCCCAATACGCTaa